One Psychromonas sp. psych-6C06 DNA window includes the following coding sequences:
- a CDS encoding 1-acylglycerol-3-phosphate O-acyltransferase, which yields MLFIIRFILIILSVVLLSIYSLLYCAFSPRNPKNTHHFAIIFSKMARIVGLKVTYRIPDSVKDNGSVVYIANHQNNYDMVTTTGSVQPGTVTIGKKSLVWVPFFGIIYWLTGNIMINREDQSSAKETIKDVVDQMKAKDLSVMIFPEGTRSRGRGLMPFKMGAFHTALQAGVNVVPTVISNTHEQVNLNRWDNGEVIVEILDPIDISQYKKREIRRLMNDAHEIMLAKYIQLNEEVKRPDNNTNCCG from the coding sequence ATGTTATTTATTATCCGCTTTATTTTAATTATCCTGAGTGTAGTTTTGCTGAGTATCTACTCACTACTATATTGTGCATTTAGTCCTCGCAACCCTAAAAATACGCATCACTTTGCCATTATTTTTAGCAAAATGGCGCGTATTGTTGGCCTAAAAGTCACCTACCGCATTCCCGATAGTGTCAAAGACAACGGTTCAGTGGTTTACATTGCGAACCATCAAAACAACTACGATATGGTCACAACGACAGGCTCAGTTCAGCCCGGCACCGTTACCATTGGTAAAAAGAGCCTTGTTTGGGTCCCCTTCTTTGGCATCATCTACTGGCTGACGGGCAACATTATGATTAACCGTGAAGATCAAAGTAGCGCTAAAGAGACCATTAAAGATGTTGTAGATCAGATGAAAGCCAAAGATCTATCAGTAATGATTTTTCCAGAAGGGACACGAAGTCGTGGCCGCGGTTTAATGCCTTTTAAAATGGGAGCTTTTCATACCGCGTTACAAGCAGGTGTTAACGTAGTGCCAACTGTCATCTCAAATACACATGAACAGGTTAATTTAAACCGTTGGGATAATGGGGAAGTGATTGTCGAAATCTTAGATCCTATCGATATCAGCCAGTATAAAAAACGCGAAATACGCCGTTTAATGAATGATGCACATGAGATCATGCTTGCTAAATATATCCAACTTAATGAAGAAGTAAAACGCCCAGATAACAATACAAACTGTTGCGGTTAA
- a CDS encoding DUF2750 domain-containing protein: MKEQYLKQAEKFVEEACENLNLYGLFDENEGWANCHAHDNADATAVYLFWSDEKSAAKLQNEEWSNYKVTPIHLGVFLDSWLDGMQKQNVFAGVNWDENLYGLEIEAQVLKSSLIEQSQKLAQDESGDETVH, from the coding sequence ATGAAAGAACAATACTTAAAACAAGCAGAAAAGTTCGTTGAAGAGGCATGTGAAAACCTGAACCTTTATGGTTTATTCGATGAAAATGAAGGTTGGGCAAATTGCCACGCACATGATAATGCCGATGCGACTGCTGTTTACCTCTTTTGGTCCGATGAAAAATCGGCAGCTAAATTACAGAATGAAGAGTGGTCAAATTATAAAGTGACGCCAATTCATTTAGGTGTATTTCTTGATTCATGGTTAGACGGTATGCAAAAGCAAAATGTGTTTGCTGGTGTTAACTGGGATGAAAACTTATACGGTTTGGAGATCGAAGCACAGGTACTCAAAAGCTCATTAATTGAACAATCTCAAAAGCTTGCTCAAGATGAAAGTGGCGATGAGACTGTCCATTAA
- a CDS encoding accessory factor UbiK family protein: MFNPKKLEEIAKQVSDAMPTGVKSFGEDVDRKIKQVLQSQLGKLDMVSREEFDVQTHVLLRTREKLAEMEAKFAELESKLNAPKAIAEEETEK; this comes from the coding sequence ATGTTTAACCCTAAAAAATTAGAAGAGATTGCCAAGCAAGTTAGCGATGCGATGCCCACTGGCGTAAAAAGTTTTGGTGAAGATGTCGATCGTAAAATCAAACAGGTATTACAATCACAGTTGGGTAAACTCGATATGGTGAGCCGTGAAGAGTTTGATGTACAAACACATGTTCTATTGCGTACTCGCGAAAAACTCGCTGAGATGGAAGCAAAATTTGCTGAACTTGAAAGTAAATTGAATGCGCCAAAAGCAATCGCAGAAGAAGAAACTGAGAAATAA
- a CDS encoding sulfurtransferase, whose translation MTLLTLPSDLVSVQWLAENRGDPALVLLDASWFMPMLKRDGKVEWKQQTIPGAQFFDFDKSICDASSSLPHMMPSESLFEQSVRALGINHDSAVVVFDRLGIFSSPRVWWMFKSMGFANIAVLDGGLNSWIDAGLPVAKGQADAEIVEGNFIAQYQAHCIVDKQQVFTALDNPNIEIIDARAANRFLAEVPEPRDDLRSGHMPNAKNLPFSTLLENGKMRDIEQLKTLYGQRINTSQQAIFSCGSGVTACVLALGASLCGYQNMAVYDGSWTEWGADPSLPVVS comes from the coding sequence ATGACTTTATTAACGCTTCCGAGTGATTTAGTGTCGGTGCAATGGCTGGCAGAAAATAGAGGAGATCCTGCATTAGTTTTACTTGATGCAAGTTGGTTCATGCCGATGTTAAAGCGTGATGGAAAAGTAGAATGGAAACAGCAAACTATTCCTGGGGCGCAATTTTTCGATTTTGATAAAAGTATTTGTGATGCATCAAGTTCATTGCCCCATATGATGCCTAGCGAAAGCTTATTCGAGCAATCGGTACGTGCCTTAGGGATTAATCATGACTCAGCAGTCGTGGTTTTTGATCGCCTTGGTATCTTCTCAAGCCCCCGCGTTTGGTGGATGTTTAAAAGCATGGGCTTTGCAAATATTGCCGTTTTAGATGGCGGGTTAAACAGTTGGATAGACGCTGGACTTCCCGTTGCTAAAGGGCAAGCTGATGCAGAAATAGTAGAGGGTAATTTTATTGCGCAATATCAAGCTCATTGTATTGTTGATAAGCAACAAGTATTCACTGCGCTTGATAACCCTAATATTGAAATTATCGATGCGCGCGCTGCAAATCGTTTTTTAGCTGAGGTGCCGGAGCCTCGTGATGATTTACGAAGTGGGCATATGCCAAATGCTAAAAACTTGCCTTTTAGCACATTACTTGAAAATGGAAAAATGCGTGACATCGAGCAATTAAAAACACTCTATGGGCAACGAATAAATACTTCTCAACAGGCTATCTTTAGTTGTGGCTCGGGAGTTACTGCCTGTGTATTAGCGCTCGGCGCATCACTGTGTGGTTATCAAAATATGGCTGTTTATGATGGTTCTTGGACAGAGTGGGGCGCAGATCCATCGTTGCCTGTGGTGAGCTAA
- the tcdA gene encoding tRNA cyclic N6-threonylcarbamoyladenosine(37) synthase TcdA, protein MSSYEQRFGGIKRLYGTTALTRFKNSHICVVGIGGVGSWVVESLARSGIGQITLIDMDDLCVTNINRQVHALTESVGKQKIEVMAERCKQINPDIIVNCVDDFIDKQNCFDYLSKDMDYVFDAIDSIHAKVALVAHCKRNKLPLLTCGGAGGQLDPTQIQVTDLARTIQDPLAAKVRSELRRHFNFTTNPKRKFRIDCVFSTEQLSYPDMNGEVCKEKAESDGNMKMDCASGFGASTMVTASFAFVGVSFMLQKMLKRMDRQAS, encoded by the coding sequence ATGTCTAGCTACGAACAACGCTTTGGCGGCATTAAACGCTTATATGGCACCACTGCATTAACACGTTTTAAAAACAGTCATATCTGTGTTGTTGGCATTGGTGGTGTTGGCTCTTGGGTCGTGGAATCACTCGCGCGTTCAGGTATCGGACAGATCACCCTTATTGATATGGATGATCTATGTGTCACTAATATTAATCGTCAAGTACATGCACTTACTGAGTCAGTGGGTAAACAAAAAATAGAGGTGATGGCTGAACGTTGTAAGCAGATCAACCCTGATATTATTGTTAACTGCGTTGATGATTTTATTGATAAGCAAAACTGTTTTGATTATCTCTCTAAAGACATGGATTATGTGTTTGATGCTATTGATAGCATTCACGCAAAGGTCGCATTAGTCGCACACTGTAAACGTAATAAGCTCCCACTGCTTACTTGTGGTGGAGCAGGTGGTCAACTAGACCCGACACAGATTCAAGTGACCGATTTAGCTCGTACTATTCAAGACCCATTAGCAGCGAAGGTACGCTCGGAACTACGTCGCCATTTTAACTTTACCACTAACCCGAAAAGAAAATTTAGAATCGATTGTGTATTTTCAACAGAGCAACTGAGTTACCCAGATATGAATGGCGAAGTGTGCAAAGAGAAAGCGGAATCTGACGGTAATATGAAAATGGACTGTGCCAGTGGTTTTGGCGCATCGACCATGGTTACTGCAAGCTTTGCCTTTGTAGGGGTGAGTTTTATGCTACAAAAAATGCTCAAAAGAATGGATCGACAAGCGAGTTAA
- a CDS encoding ImpA family metalloprotease, which yields MLFNSVCFRQPQLKYIVVFLLSIFTVGCGSGSEESNANASLLDEIEQTTVKDDHSYKEDIPTDNENTPTTDNENTPTENKTAQERVALAMASGDPSLLPEGDQAILDAILARIKHYETQGQGFLTQIYKDDPISYSPSRHSQFVSINKREGTYPLILGNKGLRLAAASEIDGQRNAAFGTNIILSFNDGNYLSYEKHFKNLLAWLLKRSESNLAEQADVRLMLMDNTTYSRTTAWLNNQYPNWTVTRCDDANNLINCVSNNADLVITGSSTDTDSAVVSTALANAQSQGSAKIYVHLHSWNTTGLTNKVLAGMNFSMQSPGSAGNYFSQDVASWNNYQEMFASTWDLEATRTLVKNFKAGTFPFDLTSCASSCETAYQNEFYAATEALRSTIKQYDNNATDIFNSKDYDIEKLLVLLGDVYRQGIEYPMDVSSTDPLTFLKAWYADHSVYNYRDINPVQADLGNFSRSDFSHIQPSNKAVSLTSKKSFRSAGVYALPGQTFTVTRTDNSAVDTSVFINSIRSSSTKQFESNKYIRPKYLWSASVPIKSGETIRMTSPYGGPIQISFSSNDLAVELTFNNIGLHPHWRSSADDNQFSEALDAGEYDWAEVATEHFEVHSQLSKMRTSLSGDIWTDAKTLAAGTEQYIHNYPHVLAGFQGPGIDVVPEIHDFATNRGWLIEQLDMVKHMNADQPTCGAGCSGNPYDAGWNFNPTGHGDIHELGHGLESGHLRFSGWEGHASTNPYSYYSKSQYSKINNTSSTCQNLPFDDLFNHLKESVKQPDPFAYMQSADLNGWNEGMAIMVQLMMAAQAEGALIDGWHLLARLHISLREFQWADDEEVVWLVKRDSLGFSNFSLNEAKTLSTNDRLAISLSNVTELDYRNLLTMWGLSFSNAASAQIASFGYPVINNNFYQASGNNYCLGLDKPAIAIIDSDNDGVIDSEDAFPNNINESSDADGDGIGDNADSEYTISDAELLYKNVQVSSQYNGRCLAIDNNIALAGQQLMAVDCSAGLGTRWSWENDGRLHSSADLSYCIEANSLNSGASLILSSCSNSANQLWEYNVNSSVISATNKTTQSFDYYTSNGQVNLYSSHGNTNQRWNIAQ from the coding sequence TTGTTATTCAATAGCGTTTGTTTTAGACAGCCCCAACTTAAATATATTGTGGTTTTCCTATTATCAATATTTACAGTCGGTTGTGGCTCAGGATCTGAGGAAAGTAACGCTAACGCCTCACTACTAGATGAGATAGAACAAACAACTGTTAAAGATGATCATTCATACAAAGAAGATATACCGACTGATAACGAAAACACACCGACTACTGATAACGAAAACACACCGACTGAAAATAAAACTGCGCAGGAGCGTGTTGCATTAGCAATGGCTTCGGGAGATCCGTCATTGCTTCCCGAAGGTGATCAAGCAATACTCGATGCGATTTTGGCACGTATTAAACATTACGAAACTCAAGGGCAAGGCTTTCTAACCCAAATTTATAAAGATGACCCCATCAGTTATAGTCCAAGTCGACACTCACAATTTGTCTCTATCAATAAACGCGAAGGTACCTACCCATTAATACTTGGAAATAAAGGCCTTAGACTTGCAGCAGCAAGTGAAATAGATGGACAACGAAATGCAGCCTTTGGCACCAATATTATTCTTAGCTTTAATGATGGTAATTACCTTAGTTATGAGAAGCACTTTAAAAATTTATTAGCTTGGCTGTTAAAGCGCAGTGAAAGTAATTTAGCAGAGCAAGCCGATGTTCGCTTGATGCTGATGGATAACACGACTTACTCACGTACAACCGCGTGGTTAAATAATCAATACCCGAATTGGACCGTCACTCGCTGTGATGATGCGAATAACCTCATCAACTGTGTCAGCAACAATGCAGATTTAGTGATCACTGGTTCATCAACAGATACCGATAGCGCAGTCGTTTCAACAGCGCTTGCTAATGCACAGTCTCAAGGCTCAGCCAAAATTTATGTGCATTTACACAGCTGGAACACAACAGGCTTAACTAACAAAGTGTTGGCTGGTATGAACTTTTCTATGCAATCGCCTGGCAGTGCGGGTAATTATTTTAGTCAAGATGTTGCATCTTGGAACAACTACCAAGAGATGTTCGCATCCACTTGGGATTTAGAAGCGACTCGTACCTTAGTCAAAAACTTTAAAGCTGGCACTTTTCCCTTTGATCTAACAAGCTGTGCAAGTAGCTGTGAAACCGCTTATCAAAATGAGTTTTATGCAGCCACTGAAGCACTACGTTCGACTATTAAGCAATATGATAACAATGCCACCGATATTTTTAATTCAAAAGATTACGATATTGAAAAGTTACTTGTATTATTAGGCGATGTTTACCGTCAAGGTATTGAATACCCAATGGATGTCAGTAGCACAGATCCACTTACCTTCTTAAAAGCTTGGTATGCAGACCACAGCGTTTATAATTATCGTGATATTAATCCTGTGCAAGCGGATCTAGGTAACTTTAGTCGTAGTGACTTTAGCCATATCCAACCAAGCAATAAAGCAGTGAGCTTAACGAGTAAAAAGAGTTTCCGCTCTGCAGGTGTTTATGCACTCCCCGGACAAACGTTTACCGTCACTCGTACAGACAATAGTGCAGTGGATACCTCGGTATTTATCAATTCAATTCGTTCCAGCTCAACTAAGCAGTTTGAGAGCAATAAATATATTCGCCCTAAATATTTATGGTCAGCATCGGTGCCTATTAAATCGGGTGAAACTATTCGCATGACCTCCCCCTACGGAGGCCCAATACAAATCAGTTTTAGCAGTAATGATTTAGCTGTCGAGTTAACCTTTAATAACATCGGCTTACACCCTCATTGGCGAAGCAGTGCTGATGATAATCAATTTTCCGAAGCGCTTGATGCGGGTGAATATGATTGGGCAGAAGTGGCAACAGAACATTTTGAAGTTCACTCTCAACTGAGCAAAATGCGCACTTCGTTATCGGGCGACATATGGACTGATGCTAAAACATTAGCGGCAGGAACTGAGCAATATATACATAATTACCCGCATGTATTAGCCGGTTTTCAAGGACCTGGTATTGATGTAGTGCCTGAAATTCATGATTTTGCGACAAATCGTGGCTGGCTAATTGAGCAGTTAGATATGGTTAAACATATGAATGCCGATCAACCCACTTGTGGTGCAGGTTGCTCAGGTAATCCCTATGATGCGGGCTGGAATTTCAACCCAACAGGGCATGGTGATATTCATGAATTAGGTCATGGTTTAGAATCAGGTCATTTACGGTTTTCAGGCTGGGAAGGTCACGCAAGTACTAACCCTTATTCCTATTATTCAAAAAGCCAATATTCCAAAATCAACAATACTAGTAGTACCTGTCAAAATTTACCTTTTGACGATCTATTCAATCATTTAAAAGAAAGTGTAAAACAACCTGATCCTTTTGCTTACATGCAATCAGCGGATCTTAATGGTTGGAATGAAGGTATGGCTATCATGGTACAGCTGATGATGGCAGCCCAAGCCGAAGGCGCTTTAATTGACGGCTGGCATCTATTAGCACGTTTACATATTTCACTTAGAGAGTTCCAATGGGCTGATGACGAAGAAGTAGTTTGGTTAGTAAAACGTGATAGTTTAGGATTTTCTAACTTTAGCCTTAACGAGGCTAAAACATTATCCACCAATGATCGCTTAGCCATTAGCTTATCCAATGTTACTGAACTAGATTATCGCAATTTACTGACTATGTGGGGACTCAGCTTTAGCAATGCAGCCTCAGCTCAAATAGCTAGCTTTGGTTATCCCGTAATTAATAATAACTTTTATCAAGCCAGTGGTAATAATTATTGCTTAGGGTTGGATAAACCTGCTATTGCAATTATTGATAGTGACAATGATGGCGTGATTGATAGCGAAGATGCTTTTCCTAATAATATCAATGAAAGCAGTGATGCCGATGGAGATGGTATTGGCGATAATGCAGATAGCGAATACACCATCTCCGATGCGGAGCTTCTTTATAAAAATGTACAGGTTTCATCGCAATACAATGGTCGTTGTTTAGCTATAGATAATAATATTGCTCTTGCCGGACAACAGTTGATGGCAGTAGATTGCTCAGCGGGTTTAGGAACACGCTGGAGCTGGGAAAATGATGGTCGCTTGCATAGCAGTGCTGACTTAAGTTACTGCATAGAAGCTAACTCACTTAATAGCGGCGCATCTTTAATACTTTCTAGTTGTAGTAACAGCGCTAACCAATTATGGGAATATAATGTGAATAGCTCAGTTATTTCTGCAACTAATAAAACCACTCAATCCTTTGACTACTACACAAGTAATGGCCAGGTAAATTTATATTCTAGTCACGGCAACACTAATCAACGCTGGAACATTGCACAGTAA
- a CDS encoding polysaccharide deacetylase family protein, translated as MNTQLSKICVAITLASSMGTALALSPPPMITGTPPSQLPPGNVQVAKAPQFIAIAFDDNNMIDNGTPGEATLGGQAWVVDLWGRLRNPAGNGNLDTFDGLSLHTTFFNTCSYIDSTTWNASFIKQAWFEAKEAGHEVANHTTSHLWGGAWMDIATWTTQIDGCNQAMAKPYNPEQNMWVPSNDDGIGASGVGFRTPYLDYNAAMYETLTALNFRYDASIMEGYQWDQDGSNNFWPYTLDNGSPGAELSASWGVKPEIGKHIGLWEVPIYAFIVPTQAELEKYGIDYSLREKMAAKVSWFDVNAGKVESVDYNLFYQYGLTSDEVLAILKHNLDLRLKGNHAPMTFLAHTAHYADQFDSWVPAESFAADRRAMLEDFLDYALSKPDVRVVSHAELLDWMEAPVALGTEHCYREAWSTNVAYEEGDKVLQDGALWQAKWWSYNTTMQDVDWSPWQKVMDCE; from the coding sequence ATGAATACCCAATTAAGTAAAATTTGTGTCGCAATTACATTAGCATCATCAATGGGGACAGCACTTGCGCTATCGCCACCACCTATGATCACTGGTACGCCTCCTTCACAATTACCACCTGGTAATGTGCAAGTGGCCAAAGCTCCGCAATTTATCGCAATCGCTTTTGATGATAACAATATGATTGATAATGGTACGCCTGGTGAAGCCACGTTAGGTGGTCAAGCATGGGTTGTTGACCTTTGGGGGCGTTTACGTAACCCCGCAGGAAATGGCAACTTAGATACCTTTGATGGTTTATCTCTACACACTACCTTCTTTAATACCTGTAGCTATATTGATAGCACCACTTGGAATGCAAGTTTTATTAAACAAGCTTGGTTTGAAGCAAAAGAAGCTGGTCATGAAGTTGCTAACCATACAACATCACATTTATGGGGTGGTGCATGGATGGATATCGCCACTTGGACGACGCAAATCGATGGCTGTAATCAAGCGATGGCAAAACCTTATAATCCTGAACAAAATATGTGGGTGCCAAGTAATGATGATGGGATCGGTGCATCAGGTGTTGGTTTTAGAACGCCGTATTTAGATTATAACGCCGCGATGTATGAAACATTAACTGCACTTAACTTCCGTTACGATGCAAGTATTATGGAAGGTTATCAGTGGGACCAAGATGGCAGTAATAACTTTTGGCCTTATACATTAGATAACGGCAGCCCTGGTGCTGAACTCTCAGCAAGTTGGGGCGTTAAACCTGAGATTGGTAAACATATCGGGTTATGGGAAGTGCCAATTTATGCGTTTATTGTCCCAACACAAGCAGAACTCGAAAAATATGGCATTGACTACTCGTTACGCGAAAAGATGGCTGCCAAAGTTTCTTGGTTTGATGTTAACGCCGGCAAAGTAGAGTCCGTTGATTACAATCTATTTTACCAATATGGACTGACATCTGATGAAGTGTTAGCGATTTTAAAACATAACTTAGATCTGCGTTTAAAAGGCAACCATGCGCCAATGACCTTTCTTGCACACACTGCGCATTATGCAGATCAATTTGATAGTTGGGTACCCGCTGAATCCTTTGCTGCCGATCGCCGAGCAATGTTAGAAGATTTTCTTGATTACGCATTAAGTAAACCAGATGTGCGTGTCGTCAGTCATGCTGAGCTACTTGATTGGATGGAAGCTCCTGTTGCTTTAGGAACAGAGCATTGTTACCGAGAGGCTTGGTCGACCAATGTTGCTTATGAAGAGGGTGATAAAGTACTGCAAGACGGTGCGTTATGGCAGGCGAAGTGGTGGAGTTACAATACCACGATGCAGGATGTCGATTGGAGTCCATGGCAAAAAGTGATGGACTGTGAATAA
- the rraB gene encoding ribonuclease E inhibitor RraB, with the protein MTEENTNEEQLTQAELLQELADETQDIVEAILDDGSNPDAVYMIEHHISCDDFDLLEKAAVACFKKGYEVTDPEELELEDGSIILAFDVVVEMNLDEQAIFEDVEKLFHLTQSFGIDYDGWGTYPEQ; encoded by the coding sequence ATGACAGAAGAAAATACAAACGAAGAACAACTTACTCAAGCAGAGTTACTACAAGAGCTTGCCGATGAAACACAAGATATTGTTGAAGCCATTTTAGATGATGGTAGTAACCCTGATGCGGTATATATGATTGAACATCATATCTCCTGTGATGATTTTGACCTACTAGAAAAAGCCGCGGTAGCTTGTTTTAAAAAAGGTTATGAAGTGACAGATCCAGAAGAGCTTGAACTTGAAGATGGCTCGATCATCTTAGCCTTTGATGTAGTGGTTGAGATGAACCTTGATGAGCAAGCTATATTTGAAGATGTAGAAAAACTGTTTCACTTAACACAATCTTTCGGAATTGATTACGACGGTTGGGGTACTTACCCAGAACAGTAA
- the ilvC gene encoding ketol-acid reductoisomerase, with product MANYFNTLPLREKLNQLGQCRFMDRSEFADGSEALKGKKVVIIGCGAQGLNQGLNMRDSGLDVSYTLRAEAIAEKRQSWKNATENGFTVGTYEELIPEADLLCNLTPDKQHTAVVGAVMPLMKEGATLAYSHGFNIVEEGMIVREDITVIMCAPKCPGSEVREEYKRGFGVPTLIAVHPANDPQGHGLAWAKAYASATGGDRAGVLMSSFVAEVKSDLMGEQTILCGMLQTGAILGYEKMVADGLEPGYASKLIQYGWETVTEGLKYGGITNMMDRLSNPAKIKAFDMSLELKDILRPLFNKHMDDIIEGEFSATMMADWANDDVNLLKWRAATAETGFEKQPAGDMEIGEQEFYDHGIFLVAMIKAGVELAFEAMTASGIIDESAYYESLHETPLIANTIARKKLYEMNVVISDTAEYGCYLFDHAAKPLLADFVKAMSPQFLGSALEVKSNSVDNARLIEVNEAIRTHPVEIIGKKLRGYMTDMKTIVEAS from the coding sequence ATGGCTAACTACTTTAATACCCTTCCTCTACGTGAGAAATTAAACCAACTAGGTCAATGTCGTTTTATGGATCGTAGCGAATTCGCTGACGGTAGCGAAGCATTAAAAGGCAAAAAAGTAGTGATCATCGGTTGTGGCGCACAAGGTCTGAACCAAGGTCTTAACATGCGTGATTCTGGTCTTGACGTTTCTTACACACTACGTGCTGAAGCAATTGCTGAAAAACGTCAATCTTGGAAAAATGCAACAGAAAATGGTTTCACTGTTGGTACTTACGAAGAGTTAATCCCAGAAGCAGATCTGCTATGTAACCTGACTCCTGACAAACAGCATACAGCTGTAGTTGGCGCGGTTATGCCTCTTATGAAAGAAGGCGCGACACTTGCTTACTCTCACGGCTTCAACATTGTTGAAGAAGGTATGATCGTGCGTGAAGATATCACTGTAATCATGTGTGCACCAAAATGTCCTGGTTCTGAAGTACGTGAAGAATACAAGCGTGGTTTCGGTGTTCCTACACTAATCGCTGTTCACCCAGCAAATGACCCACAAGGCCACGGTCTTGCATGGGCTAAAGCATACGCTTCAGCTACCGGTGGTGATCGTGCTGGTGTTCTTATGTCTTCTTTTGTTGCTGAAGTTAAATCTGACTTAATGGGCGAGCAAACTATCCTTTGTGGTATGTTACAAACAGGCGCAATCCTAGGTTACGAAAAAATGGTTGCTGACGGTCTAGAACCAGGTTACGCATCTAAACTAATCCAATACGGATGGGAAACGGTAACTGAAGGTCTTAAATACGGTGGCATCACTAACATGATGGATCGTCTATCTAACCCTGCTAAAATCAAAGCGTTTGATATGTCTTTAGAGCTTAAAGATATCCTACGTCCACTATTCAACAAGCACATGGATGACATCATTGAAGGTGAATTCTCTGCAACGATGATGGCTGACTGGGCAAACGATGACGTTAACCTACTTAAATGGCGTGCAGCAACTGCTGAAACTGGTTTCGAAAAACAACCAGCTGGCGACATGGAAATTGGTGAGCAAGAGTTCTACGATCACGGTATCTTCTTAGTAGCAATGATCAAAGCGGGTGTTGAGCTTGCATTTGAAGCGATGACAGCATCAGGTATCATCGATGAATCTGCATACTACGAGTCTTTACATGAAACTCCATTAATTGCTAACACAATCGCTCGTAAGAAACTTTACGAAATGAACGTTGTTATCTCTGATACTGCTGAATACGGTTGTTACCTATTCGACCACGCTGCTAAACCTCTACTTGCAGACTTCGTTAAAGCGATGAGCCCACAATTCTTAGGCTCTGCACTTGAAGTTAAATCTAACTCTGTAGACAACGCACGTTTAATCGAAGTAAACGAGGCTATCCGTACTCACCCAGTTGAGATCATCGGTAAGAAACTACGTGGTTACATGACAGACATGAAAACAATTGTAGAAGCTTCTTAA
- the ilvY gene encoding HTH-type transcriptional activator IlvY, translated as MDLKSLKLFVHLSQSLHFSKTAQAKHVSPSTLSRCIQRIEDELGSVLLVRDNRSVRLTKAGELFRHYALQQIEQWEQLKRELKSANSELEGQINLYCSVTAAYSHLPAILDRFRQLHPKIEIKLNTGDSAVAVDQVLQEQVDFAITAYPDNFPSGLYFKKLAEIPLSIIAPTIPCAVTPMVSQSHIDWKNIPFILPEHGAVRRRFDTWFRKFKVGKPHIYAIVAGHEALLSMVALGCGVGIAPDVVIETSPVRERVQNLVSEATIQSFDLGVCCHKKRLHEPLIDAFISCVET; from the coding sequence ATGGATCTTAAATCTCTCAAGTTGTTTGTACACCTCAGCCAAAGTTTACATTTTAGTAAAACGGCGCAGGCAAAACATGTTAGCCCATCAACTTTAAGTCGTTGCATTCAGCGTATTGAAGATGAGTTAGGCAGTGTGCTGTTAGTGCGTGATAATCGCTCTGTGCGATTAACTAAAGCGGGGGAACTGTTTCGACACTATGCGCTACAACAAATAGAGCAGTGGGAGCAGCTAAAGCGGGAGTTAAAAAGTGCTAACAGTGAGCTTGAAGGACAGATAAATTTATACTGTTCGGTGACTGCTGCTTATAGCCATCTACCTGCAATATTAGATCGCTTCAGGCAACTTCACCCTAAAATAGAGATCAAGCTTAATACGGGTGATAGCGCAGTGGCGGTAGATCAAGTATTACAAGAGCAGGTGGATTTTGCTATCACCGCTTATCCTGATAACTTTCCTTCTGGTCTGTATTTTAAAAAACTGGCAGAGATACCGCTGTCTATTATCGCACCAACTATACCCTGTGCTGTGACTCCGATGGTAAGTCAAAGCCATATAGATTGGAAAAATATCCCCTTTATTTTACCTGAACATGGTGCTGTAAGGCGTCGTTTTGATACTTGGTTTCGGAAGTTTAAAGTGGGCAAGCCTCATATCTATGCGATTGTTGCTGGGCACGAAGCGTTGTTAAGTATGGTCGCGCTTGGTTGTGGTGTGGGTATTGCTCCTGATGTTGTGATAGAAACTAGCCCTGTGCGTGAACGTGTTCAAAACTTAGTCAGTGAAGCAACAATACAATCCTTTGATTTAGGGGTTTGTTGTCATAAGAAGCGCCTACATGAACCATTGATTGATGCTTTTATAAGCTGTGTTGAAACGTAG